ATTTATCACATCACTTCACTTTCTGTAACGCATTTCCTTATCTTTTtaactttcatttctttttcattttctgtGTGATCCCTCTTCTAATCTCTTTCATTAAACCATTTACTATCTTCTTATCTCCTATATTATTTAAGtcatttattaaaatttaaaattatatttttaatttattttactttttcaatttttatatttaaaagcaAAAAGTAATAGttaccaattttttatttttttttatattttcaaaagCAAAAATATAGTtacaaaaaacattaaaaaaataagaaaaaacaaATATTGGAGAAGGAAAAGAAATAATTTCCTTTTGAATGTTTTAAACAAGGAAAGAACTATATCTGTATATATAGCCTACAAAGATAGAAAAGAAACCATAAATTTTTCCAATGTAAACaaaatatttgtaattttctCATTATCTAACTGTTTAAGCATCAAACCAACTCTCATTGTTGAACCTtcgaacttgtttgcttgctccTAGGATGAGACATGTAAAGACCTAAGCAGTTTAACCCATTATTCTTTTAATATGattttctaatatatatatatatattttccatttATTCAGTAACGTTGTTATCAAGAACATGACAATTTTGGCCCCATTAAATGCCCCAAATACTGATGGTATAGACCCAGGTATATGCTGTTTCGCACCCTAACTCATAATAAGCCTTTATTATTTTAAGCTAATTTTACAAGTCTTATTTTACATGACGGTTTCAGATTCAAGCACCAATGTATGTATTGAAGACTGTTACATTGAGAGTGGGGATGATCTTGTAGCAGTGAAGAGCGGATGGGACCAGTATGGAATCATTATGGCTCGTCCAAGCTCAAACATCATAGTGAGAAGAGTTTCAGGTACAACTCCGACCTGTTCTGGAGTCGGAATAGGCAGTGAGATGTCTGGTGGGATTTCAAATGTGACTATTGAAGACATGCACATCTGGGATTCAGCAGCAGGGGTACGTATAAAATCGGATCAGGGTAGAGGGGGTTACATAGCAAATATTAGTATAAGCAACATAAAAATGGAGAGAGTGAAGATACCAATAAGGTTCAGTAGAGGTTCTAACGACCACCCTGATGAAGGATGGGATCCAAATGCTGTTCCCAAAGTAAAGGGGATTTATTTCAATAAGGTGATATGTCTAAATTCAACAAAAGCCCCTCAATTGAAGGGAATTGAGGGTGCTCCATTTGAAGAAATTTGCTTTAAGAACTTCACGATGCTTGGTTTGGCCAAGTCTACAGCATGGCATTGTGAGTTCGTGTCAGGTTATGCTAATGAGGTGTTTCCAGCTCCTTGCCCTGAGTTACAAAACAATGGCTCTTCCTTGTTGTGTTCGTAGCATTGGGCCTGTGGATGAATTCAGAAAGTTATTTTGTTTGAATTTGGAGGGTTTTCTCCCAAAGTTAAGCACAGGGTGGTTGGGTTTGCTCCGAGCAGGATCGAATGTGAAACACAAagtaaatatgtttaaagattgAACGGGACTAACTAGTGAATCATTAAGTTTTGTCACTGGTATGTTAACCAATAGTTGTGGATGAAGATGGAAAATCCTCCAGGACACTTGGAATGGTTTGTACAGATCCATCTGTTGAGTTCCAAGATTTCATCGACGGGTTTGTCtgtttttagtttgtattttgaATTACTGGTTCTATACAGAGTTTATGTACAATGGGTTTGCTGAAACCCTCCCCAAAAGAGAGGATTGATCATGGATAGAGGCTTCAGAAAAGTGATTACAACATTGAATACAAATTTTACCATTTAATTTATAATGAATTTTAGTCCTCTTATTTTTTCAAACAAGTATTTTGGTTCCAAGCATCATTTTTGTACAAGATGGGTTGAAAATTTCGAGTTTATCGATTTAGATTCTGCTCGTGTGGATTATTACTCAACAAATTTCTGTGCAAATAACTTGCCATGGCGTGACAAAACTACGAACGAGTACTAACTTCTTTGTTTGTGCATTCAACAATAAAATCTAAAagttggaagaaaaaaaaaggaagagaacATTACAAGAGAAGAAGATATAAAGTTCTTTTCATAGGAAATTTAAATACACGAGGAGAATAAATTTGTAGGGAGAAGAAAGAGTTGAGGTCTTTCACCATTTCCAGAACACATTAGAGCCACACTTGTATTTGTCCTTACCTTCGCACTCCAAAGCCAAATCATCAGAAAGAAATGGCACTTTCTGCATTCATCCAACCAAAACGAAAATTGCATCGAATCAAATCAAAGTAATCAATAATAATAGcaaaaaaaagtgaaaattttGTATAAAGAAATATTATACCTTCTGCTTGGCAAGATCTTGGCAGCCAGTGAAGTTCTCAGGGAATTTGCAAGTGCCAAATTGAACTGTGTATGCTCTTGCAAAGTTTGCTCCACTTGTTGCCAACCTCTTCTTGTCATTCAATTCCTACCCCCAAAAAAGAAGCGAAATAAACAAAGTCATAATTtcaaatgagaaaaaaaatgaattcccttttctaatcccataaACCCCATGAAGCAAAAACCCATGGAATAACAACCCCAATCTGGGTCAGAGCAAACATACCTTGTTGGCCTTGCTCTTCTCAAGGTATTCCTCAATGACTCCAGCATTGGCAGAAGAGTTTGAGGCAGCAGCAGCTGTGGTGAAGAGGGTGGCTGCGAGGTAGAGCATTGCAGCCCGGCGACCTTCACTCCTTTTCGGCTCTGAAATCTTGGCCTGCTGAGCCCTGATCACAGGCATTTTCTGTCCAGCCGCAATTGGAGATGCAACTGAAACGGCCTTGGGGCTGAGTTCAGACATTCCAGGCCCTGAGATGACATAGTTACAAGCCAAAACACTAGAGTTCATGGCTGCCATTGCAGTTTGTATGTTAAATTTGATGAGAATAATTAACTTTTATCTTTCTCACAGGCGAAGACCAAAATTGGGAGGGTTATTAGTTTGGCTAAGAAATGGTTGTGGATTTTTGATAAGGGAGTGCGATAGTGATTATCAGTGTAATAAAAGATTGTGGTGGGAGTGTGGATAAGGTGAGATTGCCTCACTCCTATTGGCAAACATTTCTCTCATGGCTAGTTTAAGACAGTCCCAGTTTTTGTGGTTGACTCACATTTTGGACCCACTTTGGAACTTTAAATGTGTGCTCTATATTTCTCTGCCAATAGAGTTCAAAGTCTCCGAACTTTGTAGGTGAATGAAGACGTGTAATGACATTCAAATATGACAATAACTTCGCCATTATAATTTTCATGTCAAACAAGATAATTGAAGGTGTCCAATATTAGATAAACATAATAGTAGTAAGAAAATTTTGTGCGAGGATTAATGTACCTGATGAAAATTAAGGTGAAAAACAGTTCAGtcatggaagaagggaattttacAAGTCACAATTATTTAAACTATCGGTTGCTGTATTGAGTGATTAAAACGAATGGAGCTTAAATTAGTGGCAACATGATAGTTTTATCAACCCAGAAGTTTGAATGGAACGAATTATATCCTAGAGAAACTAGAAACCATAAAGAAATCCTAATAACTGCCTTCCCTTTGGTGTCTTGTACTGTATGTGCCAAAAAGTCCGGTGGAAATTTGTAGCAAAAAGCATCAAACCAATTCAAATCAGCCACGTTTCCAGACTTTCATCTATCTATTGTTTCTTCAACAATTAACTGAACAGCTAAAGATGCTGGTCAAGAAGCTGATGCTTGAAGCTATTTCAGAAGAGTCATCCATCCAAATAAGACAAACAATTTCCTCACTTGCAGTGCAAAATCATGTGTATTTTAGACATTATTGGCTATTATGTAaactttaaaattttatttacattTTCTCAGGAGAATGAAGATCACAAAATATCACTACTAAAATGATTTCCtactatatttctctctaaacGAACCTATGCAAGAGGACAAAGATATCATAATAGTCAAATTCTTGGAATGCCTTTATATATCTGAAGCATTTCATATAAGCACCTTCTCTTGTACAGACCTGTAAGCCTCAAAATGTTTCCAAGTAAGGTTTGCACAATAACTCATAGCATCTGATCGAACTCTGTAGCTCCCAGAACCCTCATTCAACAATTCCCAAGTTCAATGGCGGGCTCTAATACTTAGTCTGACAGATAGTTCAGGCTCCTGGAACAGGTAAATCTATACCAATCAAATTAGATGTGGTCTATTAGCGAACAATTTCAAAAAGAAAAGTGTGAACCTAATTGCACTTGGCATGCACAGAATGATTTATTATCTTAACCGGGACAATCTTTTTCGCTTCCTGTTCTTCTTTGCTGGGGCATTCTTTGGACTATCAGAACAAGATGGAAGAGCTGGCACAGGCGATGGCTTTCCAACATGTGTTCTACTTTGCTTAGAAATCCATCTCAATGGTAGATCATTTACTATCGTGCCAATATCTTTAGAACCATTCAATTCAACAAGTTTTTGAACTTGATCAAGCATCTGATAACTCCAGGCCATGGACTGGTCCAGTTCAACCGAATCATCCATTGGTTTCCTCCACAGACTGAGTAGTATCTCTTTGAACGACTGAAATGACATGGAAGGTTGAGAACCTTGTTTAGTTTCACATATCATATTGACCTTAATAACATGTTTGCAAAGGTTTCCTTGAATTGACCATGCACAATCACAAAAGGCAAATTCAGATCCAGGATTCCATACAAGACGTGTAATGTTACCATCCTTTTGGCTTAGAACCTTGGCAAAGAGATTGCCCTTGTCATCCATAGTAACAGCAGAATCAGGAATTTGCAATGCCCTGTGCCAAGATGTTGAAGCAATATATTCCTCCTTAACATTTTGAAAAGAATCAGACTCATCTGCATAGCGGTCAAGCCAATAGCTTGAATGCAACTCAGTTGTCAACTTGTGGACTAACCAATCAACCCTCCGTAGTGCTCCAAGATGTGAATCATCAAACAGTTTCATTTTCAGTTTCACATGGTAGGCTTCAATGGCACCAGATGCTTCTTGGCTCGCAAGTGGAAGATTTTTCATAGTTGAAAGCCACATTTCTATTAAAGATAAACAAATTTTAGAAAGACAAAAATCTAACACACACACCATATATACATACAGATATAGAAAGACAAAAATCTAACCAATTTTAGGAACCCATGATCCTCTAAAATATTCCATGAAAGCAGTTTGATCAACAAAATCTTCTATTAGTTCTTCcaaggtgcaagaggcatcaACTCCTCCCCAAATGCTGTAAACTATTTTACCCAAACGTTTAAAAATTTCCCTCTGAACTTCAATACTACTACATCTCTTTACGACGTTCCTCAGCCATGATCTACGAATTCTCCAGAGAGAGAATAGGACAGGACAACAAAATATATCCCTGAAAATGTATAACAGTAATCAGAAAACACTATTTTAAAGTACAATAAAAACAAggattttcttttttaaaaaaaagggcCACATCTTGCCTGATAGGATCAATCTCTGTAGCAGCATCATCAATCAAAAACCCACTGATCTTCCATCCAGGCTCAACACTACGAGCTCGATCAAGCAGGGCTTTCATCCATTTAGATACATCTGGCTTTGCAGAGCTACGTGTGATGACCCATGCAACAGGTAGTGCATGTTGTCTCGAATCAAACACAAGAAGTGTGCACAAAGGGTACTGCATTATGCATATTATACAGATGACTACATAAATATCTTTTCCAGTAAAATTTCTCACCTAATTCTGTCTAATCAGATTTTTGACCttcaagaaagaaaaataaataaagcagCTACCTTAAGTCTCTTTATGCCAAATGTTGAATCAGCTGCAATGAGACTGTGATGACCAAAACGAATCATTTGTTGTAACTGCCATTCAGTTTGAATACCCAGAATAAAAGAATCTGTTTCGGAAGAATCCTGATAAAAGAAAATGGATTTCTTATTATTGCGTTGAACCCATATGCGAATACTTGCTTGATCATCAAGATCCAATTCGTGGGTTGATCGTTTTATTATCATCCCCATTTTGTGGACATACTGAGAAGCCAGACTACTGACTCTTGCATTTGAACCACAATATCGTTGAATCCCCTCAATGTGCTTCTCTAAAACATTCTCTTCAGGAATTCCAAGGTAGATCATTGACATAGTTTGTTGTTGAATCTCGTTACAAATATATGGAATTTTCTTGGCTCCAGGTCCAATGGCATCTCTGTCAAGTGGTCCATGGCAAACAAAACCAGATTTATTCACATGGCGCCTCTCATGATATATAATAAGTGCAAGCGAAGGACGAGCATATAGCCTCTTCACTACAAAGTTGCATGTACAGCCTCGCATTGACTGAGGTCTAGCAGCACGATTTCTTGTATTAAGACGATATCTTCTGCTAGGCAATATACTGCCACCTTCACCATAATTCTCAGGACCAAAGGAACACCAATACCTTCGCATTAAAAAGAAAACCAATTCAGTATTTAAGCGCAACTGGGAAAAGTTGCATTGACAGAAAGGCAAGCAAATAAAAAATTGCATTCAAGTGCTTATCATCCACAAGGCCTATTTTCAATACCATTACATAGTTTAAGATTCCATTTACAAGTGGTTCCCTCATTCATATAGAACTATTAGCATTCTTATGTTCTGGTATATTTATATCCCATCTTTAAAAGTAATGGCCAATCATAtactgttttctccctttcctccCCAAATTTTTAGCCTTTTCAAAACAATTCAAGACAATTTGGCCCTGAAAGAATATGACTTCATATTATTTTTTCAGTATTCCCATTTAAATGGAAAACCCAACTCAGAAAACAAATTTAGTTGTTATTGTTTCCTTCAAAGCCCATGTTTACTAATGTGTAATGAAAAGAAACATATTTGGGAAGTGCTTCCTTATGTCATATACGATTATTACAGATTAGTAAACATGATCTTAATTATCAAATGCATTTCCTCGCATACTGTTCTAATAATATACAGTacaataccaaaaaaaaaaaaaaaagaagttggtAACCCTCGAAAGCGTTTAGGATGTGCTTCCTTATTTCATTTACAACTATTATGAATTAGTAAACATAAccttaattataaaaatattgcctttaaatactaatataaaataatgacacACAGCACAATAACAAAAGACAAAGACATATCAAAAaggaaattaatttttataaaatcttTTTAACTCACAATCTATATTCCAAATACTCGTCTTCTTTGTATTCCTTCAAGCTGCCCATGGAGCGTTTTCTGCCCCTTTCTATATGAAATCGAGTAGGGCATTCTACATTAGAGCATTCGCCAATAATGAAGTCATCAACACGTTCATAAGGAATAAGCGCCACAACATCATGGTGCTCAGAAGTGCCTAACTTGGTCCAAGTCAGGTCAGCAGAAGAGAAATCCTCCTCTGGGGGGTCTTGAATTTGAATGTCAAGTATGGATTCAACGAATTCCATTGAAACTATATCATTAAGCTTTGACACAACTGAAGGTGTATCTGCACAACATACAGAAGAAAGATATCACCATAGGTTAATTAGGAGTGGAGCTATGAAGGGTCCAGTGGGGGTACTGGATTTTTTCTAAACATCTTTAATATACATGTAGGGATGGGTCTTTACATTATTATATATTCCAAGAAAACAAAtgcaaaataattcataattttgGAAGCAAACATAGATTTTTCAACAGCCAAGGAATTGgtatttaattaaagaaaaattagatcAAATGAACAATCCTACCATTTCTTTGGGAAACCAACTCTACAAAAGATTGACTTCATTTTTTCGATACAGTGTACTAACCAGTATTCAAATTTCACTTACAAATAGCTCGGTACTACATTTATAAAATTTCTTCGAAAACctatataaataaatagaaaagatGAATCAAAACATAATGAAAAATAACATGATATACCTGATAGCGAGGAAGGGAAGGGTGGATATCCGGCAAAATGGGTTGGCCAAGAGACCCAACCAGAGCGGCGGCAGAGAGCGAGAGAGAATTTAGGGTTCTTCTGtgaaaatgagaaagaaaaagtGGGTGGAGAATACGAAGAGGAAGCAGTGCCTTCCTTTCTTTGGCTTCAGTTCATTGAGTGATTGTTGAAAGGAAGGAAGGGCAGACAATAAATGGAGATTTTTAAGTTTCTTTCTCGTGGGATGCCAGGGAGCAGAGATATGCAAACATTAGCCCTTCTGTGTGGGAAGACTAGCAAAACTTATTTTGCATGTAATTTTAGCAATTTTGTCCCCAACCCATTAATTTTAGCAATTAGGTTATTAAAGTAAGAGGGTATTTTGTTTTCTTCTAACTTATCCATTTTCTAattaatcccattaaaaaaaattaaaaatttacttTCACACTCTTTTTAAGTTTCCAACAAGTATAAAATTATccgttaagaaaaaaaaaaatattcaaaaaaatcTTTCCTCACCCATCTATACAATAGTTTTCTCTATTTTCTTCAATTACATATTGTAATCTTCCACATCcatacattttttattttttttaattcatatcCTAATTTTTTAAATGTTTATGCTTAATGTGTTTGGAGGGGTGTATTATGAAATAGAATTTCTGGTTTAAAATTATATAAGTTTatttatgttgttatattcataaataaataattaattataaaaaaataatgagaGAAAAAATAGTGTAATAATGCATCCTAAAAACAATAGCTACgtaattaaattgtaaaattatGATTTGATTTTGGATTCCCTATTTTTGAatcatcaaataaaaaaaattatttctacattattattattatattgtaGATAAAAATATTGTTATGGGTTAAAATTTTACATGTCATGTGTTTAAAAAATATAAGCACATGCGAGGCTTAACCAATCGTGAGCCCACAACATAGTAATTGTCTATAATATAGCTTGGGTGCGAGAATGGGCGAAGTTTTCAAAATTTTGGGAGCCATTGTACATAtacaaaaattgtatttttcaaaaaaaaaaaaaatgggccTCGTTAGATGGGGGCCCTAGACATAGGCCTAGCCCGCCTGTGCCCAGAGCCGGGCCTGCCCACGAGTAGGAGATTGCCACGGTGAGAATGTTCCAATCGTGCATGCCCTAGTCCTTTTTCTGAATTGAACAATTAGCCAGTCCAATTACCATATCGACATAATGCCCAATGTACAACTGCTCCCACGCATGCTCGCCCCTGAGAAATCTTCTCTGAAAAGTCAAAGCCTTCGAGGAAGGAAAACCTAATTCAACTATGGTGAGTCCGGCTACACAACGTTGAGATAATGTTGGATAATACTCAGTTGCGCATTAGAGGGCAAGATGTTGGTATGAAAAAAGCATGTGCAATAGAGGTTTTAAAAGAATTATTTTTCATCAATACTGAGCCAggatttcatatatatatatatatatatattaaatctaaacacataaaaaatagatCTACTACATCTTGTACTTTATCAAGTGTCATCGCTATCGTTTAGTATAAAATAATGAACACCCAATCATTGCTTGTTGATTTTTGAGATTCACACTAAGATCTTCCAAACCATTCCTCAACACACTAGGATGCGTGTGGGTACGTTAAATGTCAAGAACAAATTTTTATCTCtagatatactcaacacatgagatctagaaacTTTGAGAAGAATTTGCATTTCTTTGAGAGAATAGAAAAGTATCGATATATTTTTCAAGCTTTTGAAAACTTATGTGAGACAACctataaaatatctataaatagCCTAGGTCTAATCTGATTAgagttatatttttatttagttaattaatattttaatatctACAATTATTCAAATTGTAACcgatataaattgaaccaagccAAGTGGGTCCCACCCTAGGTGGCTTGCGTCAGTCGCTGTGACTCGTGGCACACTATGTGTCACATGGCATTTtcttatttacttattttatttaataagataaaatatctatgtaataaaataatatattatttcaaacgtacataaatatcagttaattcaaaatcaaTTTTATCTTATATAACCTAATTAAATTATTATCTTTTAataatctatttttatttaattccaagaatcaaatatattctttcaatatcaattaatttaaaaccaattaatattttaattaaaaaacatatagttttcaaataaaacatattagttaatttaattaattaattacatataattatccattaattataTCTTTGACCTGAAAAATTAATTCTCCTGCAAATCAgttatttcttttttaatttgtCACTAACAATCACACACTAGATTGTGTATTATAGAGGTGACTCAGTGATCATGAACCTATAattttaagctccaataaaccacactattaattaaaatctttaattaaataattttatttagagtAATTGACAGCGAAAATAtctaaatttttcaaaattagCAGTTTAATACCTAAGTTTTTTTTTACGGCATAAATACATTATGTCACCATTTCTTGAGAATCGTAGGtataacaccctcacttattttagttaaaatcatatttgaggtgttacgttttaaaactatatcataattacttTCAGCGAAAGtctgaattttaaaaaaaaaaaaaaaaaacttatttcacattatttactttaaacataaagtgtatctcaaacatattatacataagtattaaataaccaaatctgttttcaaaacataacttcacactttattacaaacattacactgataactgaaataacccacaaaaaggtcgatatgttcatatgtacaaatcagggtcaggaccatgcttcagttctccttatgtcattcactcatttctttctctacctgcaacacaagacaactgtgagcctaaagctcagtaagcaaagtaatgcatgtaATACTAATGATTACTCAATGTCAAaggacatacacaacttctttttaaattttgggccccttaatattgtgcacattgtttgaattggtcaatgcctgcagggctgttattgatataatataaaatcccatgggttctcctccggctagccatcaccatagtagggcacattaaaaaccttattccatcgttgccccgttgAGCTCAAGAGTTAAGGGAGCCACACACTGTgttgtcaatacatataacaataactcatatggaggagaaataaaaacggaaacaTGACAAACattataattggttcactaaaacctagcccaaattattgggctgccAATATAAGCCTAATATAGGcatccgtttacacttattaacactttcatttgccttttcaaaatagTGGCActaaacttaaacttcttattacaacttgtttttatgttgcataaaacttgctaaggcgtcatataattaatcatcataatatcatgcatggtcttatatcatacaataattcaccatatcactattatgtcatgcatacaaatttatgatgaagtgtcaatatatgttaataccact
The genomic region above belongs to Humulus lupulus chromosome 1, drHumLupu1.1, whole genome shotgun sequence and contains:
- the LOC133802203 gene encoding photosystem I reaction center subunit N, chloroplastic, whose product is MAAMNSSVLACNYVISGPGMSELSPKAVSVASPIAAGQKMPVIRAQQAKISEPKRSEGRRAAMLYLAATLFTTAAAASNSSANAGVIEEYLEKSKANKELNDKKRLATSGANFARAYTVQFGTCKFPENFTGCQDLAKQKKVPFLSDDLALECEGKDKYKCGSNVFWKW
- the LOC133802185 gene encoding uncharacterized protein LOC133802185, whose amino-acid sequence is MEFVESILDIQIQDPPEEDFSSADLTWTKLGTSEHHDVVALIPYERVDDFIIGECSNVECPTRFHIERGRKRSMGSLKEYKEDEYLEYRLYWCSFGPENYGEGGSILPSRRYRLNTRNRAARPQSMRGCTCNFVVKRLYARPSLALIIYHERRHVNKSGFVCHGPLDRDAIGPGAKKIPYICNEIQQQTMSMIYLGIPEENVLEKHIEGIQRYCGSNARVSSLASQYVHKMGMIIKRSTHELDLDDQASIRIWVQRNNKKSIFFYQDSSETDSFILGIQTEWQLQQMIRFGHHSLIAADSTFGIKRLKYPLCTLLVFDSRQHALPVAWVITRSSAKPDVSKWMKALLDRARSVEPGWKISGFLIDDAATEIDPIRDIFCCPVLFSLWRIRRSWLRNVVKRCSSIEVQREIFKRLGKIVYSIWGGVDASCTLEELIEDFVDQTAFMEYFRGSWVPKIEMWLSTMKNLPLASQEASGAIEAYHVKLKMKLFDDSHLGALRRVDWLVHKLTTELHSSYWLDRYADESDSFQNVKEEYIASTSWHRALQIPDSAVTMDDKGNLFAKVLSQKDGNITRLVWNPGSEFAFCDCAWSIQGNLCKHVIKVNMICETKQGSQPSMSFQSFKEILLSLWRKPMDDSVELDQSMAWSYQMLDQVQKLVELNGSKDIGTIVNDLPLRWISKQSRTHVGKPSPVPALPSCSDSPKNAPAKKNRKRKRLSRLR